From Pelagicoccus albus, the proteins below share one genomic window:
- a CDS encoding DUF6515 family protein, whose amino-acid sequence MKTKIFKMALSLVLAGLSSAALPSGSLSAKPQAEARQQTESKSQPKSKSQAQAVARKDSKTQINKQLPRGAVQVEVGKDRYQYHNGTFYRKGNAGYVRTRAPRGAVVSSLPRGYVSIVIGDTIYFRFGGVFYTRSPFGYVVVEAPITLSQGSQTVVSDSADVEVEFSDGYESIWIGERELLFKDGQFFRRSSEGLVWVAAPMGAVVSNLPTDATTVWYEDIEYFDSDGTYFRRAPDGFRVVEAPWEQMTAAE is encoded by the coding sequence ATGAAGACGAAAATTTTTAAAATGGCTTTGAGCCTTGTTTTAGCCGGGCTCTCGAGCGCTGCGCTTCCTAGCGGCAGCCTATCGGCAAAACCGCAAGCTGAGGCGAGGCAGCAGACCGAGTCCAAATCGCAGCCCAAGTCCAAATCGCAGGCTCAGGCTGTTGCCCGCAAGGATTCTAAGACTCAGATTAACAAGCAACTTCCGAGAGGGGCAGTGCAAGTCGAGGTCGGCAAAGATCGATACCAGTATCATAATGGAACGTTTTACCGGAAGGGGAATGCAGGCTATGTGCGGACTCGAGCACCGCGCGGGGCCGTGGTATCAAGCCTTCCAAGAGGCTACGTGAGTATCGTTATCGGAGATACGATCTACTTTCGTTTTGGAGGAGTCTTCTACACTCGGTCTCCATTCGGCTATGTCGTAGTCGAGGCCCCGATTACACTTTCTCAAGGTTCCCAGACCGTTGTCTCCGATTCAGCGGATGTGGAAGTTGAATTTTCAGATGGGTACGAATCCATATGGATCGGAGAGCGCGAGTTGTTGTTCAAGGACGGGCAATTCTTTCGACGTTCAAGCGAGGGGCTTGTTTGGGTAGCGGCTCCGATGGGCGCGGTAGTTAGCAACCTTCCTACAGATGCAACTACAGTATGGTATGAGGATATCGAATACTTCGATTCCGACGGAACTTATTTTCGAAGAGCCCCGGACGGTTTTCGGGTGGTGGAAGCTCCCTGGGAGCAAATGACGGCTGCCGAATAG
- a CDS encoding SDR family oxidoreductase codes for MPHPPQIVLITGCSSGIGFELIQLFDRDPYCVIATALPHSAQELREQTIAKSSRIQVEELDVADYEAASELVKKVETQFGPVDILINNAGISYRATVEDMSQEDEQRQMQVNYLGPMHLIRECLPQMRRRRVGRIVNVSSVSGMMAMPTMASYSASKFALEGATEALWYEMKPWGIKVSLVQPGFINSLAFKKVLYSRSKEEGRSSSEYKAHYENMKSFVEKIMTRTPCTSKDVAKHIFAISRRKRPPLRSTGTPDARIFYYLRRALPRFLYHRLLYRTLPKISEWGPKNR; via the coding sequence TTGCCCCACCCTCCCCAAATAGTCCTAATTACTGGCTGCAGCTCAGGTATCGGATTCGAATTGATCCAGCTTTTCGACCGAGATCCCTATTGCGTTATTGCCACCGCCCTGCCGCATTCCGCCCAGGAGCTGAGGGAACAGACCATCGCCAAAAGCTCGCGAATCCAGGTCGAGGAACTGGACGTGGCTGACTATGAAGCTGCCTCAGAGCTAGTGAAGAAGGTAGAGACCCAATTCGGTCCTGTAGATATCCTGATCAACAATGCAGGTATTTCCTACCGCGCCACCGTGGAAGATATGAGCCAAGAGGACGAGCAAAGGCAAATGCAGGTCAATTACTTGGGTCCCATGCACCTCATACGAGAATGCCTACCACAAATGCGAAGGAGAAGAGTCGGCAGGATCGTCAACGTATCATCAGTAAGCGGCATGATGGCGATGCCGACCATGGCTTCCTATTCTGCTTCAAAATTCGCCTTGGAGGGAGCGACTGAAGCGCTTTGGTACGAAATGAAGCCTTGGGGAATAAAGGTAAGCTTAGTACAGCCAGGTTTCATAAATTCGCTGGCATTTAAGAAGGTCCTCTACTCTCGCTCCAAAGAGGAAGGACGTAGCTCTTCGGAGTACAAGGCTCATTACGAGAATATGAAATCTTTCGTCGAGAAGATAATGACTCGTACACCTTGCACCTCCAAAGACGTAGCAAAACACATATTCGCCATATCCCGCAGAAAACGGCCTCCCTTGAGGTCCACGGGCACACCAGATGCTCGGATATTTTACTACCTGAGACGAGCCTTACCTCGTTTTCTTTACCACAGGCTACTCTACCGTACCTTACCAAAAATCTCAGAATGGGGGCCAAAAAATCGATGA
- a CDS encoding methyl-accepting chemotaxis protein yields MSKLTLQQRLMGGFLAVAAIGLVIGLVGLSGLRESRLAISEIRDQVFERGKFLVSATDLARSSQVNFKIQVQEWKNTLIRGHDKEQFNKYWGKFQEREAIVQKNFRDLEALLNKYEVPSEDIVEAAEEHLKLGHAYREAIKSFDAGDLRAHQTVDKLVKGIDREPTRKIDDIVSRVKAFEADAAASRSEEFEASSKAISLATTIVMILGVSIAVALGLWIGGSLTKKIKQITTSLQVGSEVVDNASSEVSRYGQALADSTNREAASMQQASASLEVLASNTRRNAETANAASDIANQTRSAVNSGKGQMDEMQAAMLAIQTSSDGISQILKSIDEIAFQTNILALNAAVEAARAGEAGAGFAVVADEVRNLAQRSAKAAQETSERIEDSITKSRHGVELSTRVTVSLEDILQKAAELDDLVASIAESVAQNKDGVDQVNTAIRSMENSYQSNAALTEESAASAAELSEQALSLNRSVGELAGLCGLPVSSHQEGVGRNLHTLPQAERGRRLESSFEANRKESSLWN; encoded by the coding sequence ATGAGTAAATTGACATTGCAGCAGCGATTAATGGGAGGGTTTTTGGCCGTAGCCGCGATCGGTTTGGTTATTGGTCTTGTTGGACTGAGTGGCCTGAGGGAGTCTCGCTTAGCAATTTCAGAGATCAGGGATCAAGTGTTTGAGAGGGGAAAATTTTTAGTCAGCGCCACAGATCTCGCTCGGTCTTCTCAGGTGAACTTTAAAATCCAGGTTCAGGAATGGAAGAATACTTTGATTCGCGGACACGATAAAGAGCAGTTCAACAAGTACTGGGGAAAATTCCAGGAAAGGGAGGCTATCGTCCAAAAGAATTTCCGGGACCTGGAGGCCCTTTTGAACAAGTACGAAGTGCCTAGCGAAGATATCGTCGAGGCAGCCGAGGAGCATTTAAAGCTGGGGCACGCCTACCGGGAGGCGATCAAGAGTTTCGATGCCGGCGATCTCAGGGCTCATCAAACGGTCGATAAGCTGGTAAAGGGAATCGATCGCGAACCGACCCGTAAGATCGATGACATCGTATCTCGGGTGAAGGCTTTCGAGGCAGATGCTGCTGCGAGCAGATCCGAAGAGTTCGAGGCAAGTTCCAAAGCGATCAGCCTAGCAACCACGATTGTAATGATACTCGGTGTCTCAATCGCAGTGGCTCTTGGACTCTGGATTGGCGGTTCGTTGACCAAAAAGATTAAGCAAATTACAACTTCACTGCAGGTAGGGTCGGAAGTTGTTGATAATGCATCGAGTGAAGTCTCACGTTACGGACAGGCTCTGGCTGACTCGACCAATCGAGAAGCAGCGTCCATGCAGCAAGCGAGCGCTTCTCTTGAAGTTTTAGCGAGCAACACTCGTCGTAACGCCGAAACGGCCAATGCCGCAAGCGACATCGCCAACCAGACACGTTCTGCGGTCAACAGTGGCAAAGGGCAGATGGATGAGATGCAGGCAGCTATGTTGGCGATACAGACTTCTAGCGACGGCATTTCCCAAATCTTGAAGTCGATAGATGAAATTGCGTTTCAGACCAATATTTTGGCCCTAAATGCTGCGGTAGAAGCGGCGCGTGCAGGGGAGGCTGGAGCAGGATTTGCAGTTGTAGCTGATGAAGTTAGGAACCTCGCTCAGAGAAGCGCTAAGGCGGCTCAGGAAACGTCTGAGCGTATCGAGGATTCTATTACAAAAAGTCGCCATGGTGTTGAGCTCAGCACCCGTGTGACAGTAAGTTTAGAAGACATTCTCCAAAAGGCGGCTGAGCTAGACGATCTTGTCGCAAGTATTGCCGAATCCGTAGCCCAGAACAAAGATGGCGTCGACCAAGTGAATACAGCGATTCGCAGTATGGAGAATTCATATCAGTCCAATGCCGCCTTGACTGAGGAAAGTGCCGCATCGGCCGCAGAGCTAAGTGAGCAGGCCTTGTCTCTCAATCGCTCCGTTGGAGAACTGGCTGGATTGTGCGGATTGCCGGTGTCTTCGCATCAAGAAGGCGTCGGTCGGAATCTACATACCTTGCCGCAAGCCGAGCGAGGTCGGCGCTTAGAATCATCTTTTGAGGCGAATCGGAAAGAATCTAGTCTTTGGAACTAG
- the rdgB gene encoding RdgB/HAM1 family non-canonical purine NTP pyrophosphatase, producing MKLYLATGNLHKIQELRSMLANARLDVDVFDPSAVGGMPEVVEDQDTFSGNALKKARCLAELLPDDGWALADDSGLSVDFLDGAPGVYSARYAGEGASDSENLEKLLKKLHSVPSDQRGGGFQCHLALVSPQGEEFVFRGECRGIISKARTGEGGFGYDPIFVPKGFYRSFAELSREEKAKLSHRGEAMRALIDWISRRLSEA from the coding sequence ATGAAACTGTATTTAGCAACGGGTAACCTGCACAAGATTCAGGAATTGAGATCCATGCTGGCGAATGCCCGTTTGGATGTTGACGTTTTTGATCCGTCCGCAGTCGGCGGAATGCCTGAAGTGGTGGAGGATCAGGACACGTTTTCAGGGAACGCGCTCAAAAAGGCTCGTTGTCTGGCAGAGTTGCTACCCGACGATGGCTGGGCTTTGGCCGATGACAGCGGACTGAGCGTAGACTTTCTCGATGGTGCCCCGGGCGTCTACTCAGCTCGGTACGCAGGGGAAGGCGCTAGCGATTCGGAAAACCTGGAAAAGCTACTCAAGAAATTGCACTCGGTGCCTTCGGACCAAAGAGGTGGTGGTTTCCAGTGCCATTTGGCGTTGGTATCGCCTCAGGGTGAAGAATTCGTTTTTCGGGGAGAATGTCGGGGAATTATTTCCAAAGCTCGGACAGGAGAAGGTGGCTTTGGCTACGATCCTATATTCGTTCCGAAGGGTTTTTATCGGAGTTTTGCTGAGCTTTCCCGAGAAGAAAAAGCCAAGCTGAGTCACCGTGGCGAGGCAATGAGGGCTTTGATCGACTGGATCTCCCGAAGGCTGAGCGAGGCATAG
- a CDS encoding DoxX family protein, whose product MKALVGKDTSDVIFRLLFSLIFIGLGGEHIFRDVLIQKMMPGWMPIPRLVSFSCGIFLVAGGGMIALGYRLKVASVMLGTFLIVVTALIHAPALQGYQSPELDLQNQWIWDTMQRSNFVKNLCLLGVCVMLPHYKLGKWSLDSFLESRKG is encoded by the coding sequence ATGAAAGCTCTTGTAGGAAAAGACACTTCAGATGTCATTTTCAGACTTTTGTTCAGCCTTATCTTTATCGGACTCGGCGGAGAGCATATTTTCCGAGATGTGCTGATTCAAAAAATGATGCCCGGTTGGATGCCGATACCGAGATTGGTCTCTTTTTCGTGCGGAATCTTTCTTGTGGCCGGAGGAGGCATGATCGCTCTCGGATATCGATTGAAGGTCGCATCCGTAATGCTGGGAACATTTCTTATCGTAGTCACTGCTCTGATACATGCTCCAGCTCTACAGGGATACCAAAGTCCTGAGCTTGATCTGCAAAACCAATGGATTTGGGACACCATGCAACGAAGTAATTTCGTCAAGAACCTGTGCCTCCTTGGGGTCTGTGTAATGCTACCCCACTACAAGCTAGGAAAGTGGTCCTTAGATTCATTCCTTGAATCACGTAAGGGTTAG
- a CDS encoding TorF family putative porin, whose product MNTKVIATLATAAGLVCAANMNAQELTWEVNYGVESEYVFRGVELASESFQGGIEGAYGDYYFGLWGSEAIDSFGKDSTEIDLYGGWGYALNDTLQLDLGGTIYHYPDASDETFELFVGVTADTALAPGAYVFYDFDLEVLTLETSIGHSIAIDDVSSIELGAAVGYAREDAGFNYLYYSATADYVYQISDSTSVAAGLRYSANDEDLGYSPDGNLWGGISFTTSF is encoded by the coding sequence ATGAATACTAAAGTTATCGCTACTCTGGCGACAGCTGCGGGCCTCGTGTGCGCAGCCAACATGAACGCTCAAGAACTTACTTGGGAAGTAAACTACGGTGTCGAATCCGAGTACGTCTTCCGTGGTGTTGAATTGGCGAGCGAAAGCTTCCAAGGCGGAATCGAAGGCGCCTATGGCGACTACTACTTCGGCCTGTGGGGCAGTGAAGCAATCGACAGCTTCGGTAAAGATTCGACGGAAATAGATCTCTACGGCGGCTGGGGCTACGCTCTGAATGACACGCTACAACTCGATCTCGGCGGCACTATTTACCACTACCCAGACGCGAGTGACGAAACTTTCGAACTTTTTGTCGGAGTAACTGCAGACACAGCCTTGGCTCCAGGAGCTTACGTCTTCTACGACTTCGACCTCGAAGTTCTCACTCTAGAGACATCCATCGGTCACTCGATCGCTATCGACGACGTGTCTAGCATCGAACTAGGTGCCGCAGTTGGTTACGCACGCGAGGATGCTGGCTTCAACTACCTCTACTACAGTGCAACCGCTGACTACGTGTACCAAATCAGCGACAGCACTTCCGTAGCGGCTGGTCTCCGTTACAGCGCAAACGACGAGGACCTCGGCTACTCTCCAGACGGAAACCTCTGGGGCGGCATTTCCTTCACGACAAGCTTCTAA